The following proteins are encoded in a genomic region of alpha proteobacterium U9-1i:
- a CDS encoding lysyl-lysine 2,3-aminomutase translates to MQPAKAENDPLAQVAARYAVAITPAMDALIDPTDPLDPIAAQFSPDARELTTLADELSDPIGDDPHTVLKGVVHRYPDRVLLKLVHVCPVYCRFCFRREMVGPQGDGTLTSAELDTAIAYIEAHPEIWEVIFTGGDPFLLSARRAREITRRLAAIPHVKVLRWHTRIPAVDPLRVTPDLVEAIRAEGVATYVVLHANHPRELTREARAAIARLVDAGVPMLSQSVLLKGVNDDVDTLEALMRALVEARVKPYYLHHLDKAPGTSHFRCSVERGQELVQRLHQRASGVAQPQYVLDIPGGHGKAPLASPSVRETDEGYEVRDKNGAWRPYPRDGA, encoded by the coding sequence ATGCAGCCCGCGAAGGCAGAAAACGATCCGCTGGCGCAGGTGGCTGCGCGTTACGCCGTGGCGATCACGCCGGCGATGGACGCGCTGATCGATCCGACAGACCCGCTCGATCCGATCGCCGCGCAATTTTCGCCGGATGCGCGCGAGCTGACGACGCTTGCCGATGAACTGAGCGATCCGATCGGCGACGATCCGCACACCGTGCTGAAGGGCGTCGTGCACCGCTATCCGGACCGCGTGCTGCTGAAGCTGGTGCATGTCTGCCCGGTCTATTGCCGCTTCTGCTTTCGGCGCGAGATGGTCGGCCCGCAAGGCGATGGCACGCTTACGAGCGCGGAGCTGGACACGGCGATCGCCTACATCGAGGCGCATCCGGAAATTTGGGAAGTCATCTTCACCGGCGGCGATCCGTTCCTGCTTTCGGCGCGGCGCGCGCGGGAGATCACGCGGCGTTTGGCGGCGATCCCGCACGTGAAGGTGTTGCGGTGGCATACGCGCATTCCGGCTGTCGATCCGCTGCGGGTGACGCCGGATTTGGTGGAGGCGATCCGCGCCGAGGGCGTCGCGACCTATGTCGTGTTGCACGCCAACCATCCGCGTGAACTCACGCGTGAAGCGCGCGCGGCGATTGCGCGGCTCGTGGATGCAGGCGTTCCGATGTTGAGCCAAAGCGTGTTGCTGAAGGGCGTGAACGATGATGTCGACACGCTTGAAGCGTTGATGCGGGCTTTGGTGGAAGCGCGGGTGAAGCCCTATTATCTGCATCATCTCGACAAGGCGCCGGGCACCTCGCATTTCCGCTGCAGCGTGGAGCGCGGGCAAGAGCTTGTGCAGCGCTTGCACCAGCGCGCTTCTGGCGTCGCGCAGCCGCAATATGTGCTGGATATTCCAGGCGGTCACGGCAAAGCGCCGCTGGCTTCGCCGAGCGTGCGCGAAACCGATGAAGGCTATGAGGTGCGCGACAAGAACGGCGCGTGGCGGCCCTACCCGCGCGACGGCGCCTGA
- a CDS encoding PDZ domain family protein → MRKIVCSAALAAAFSVLALVSASAQPQGVPFPAPIAAPRDVAYPGVITLEVDATDVQRGIFSARQLIPVTQAGPMTLLYPQWLPGKHAPRGQINLFAGLQIRANGQVIPWRRDPVNVYAFHIDVPSGVRELEARYQYVSPTATPQGRITMTREMLNLQWESMLLYPAGHYASQIRFRPSVRLPEGWQFAVALDGAETQGQTTRFAEVTLDHLVDSPMFAGRHFRRIDLDPGSRTPFHLNIVADDARFLEASDEQIRFHRNLVQQAYRLFGGRHYDHYDFLFAVTDRMGGIGIEHQRSSENGVPASYFTEWDRATAERDLLPHELTHSWIGKYRRPADLWTPGFDVPMRGNLLWAYEGADQFWGHVLTARSGLWTRQQALDALAVTAASFQYRVGRQWRSVEDTGHDPILSARRPAPWRSWQRNEDYYSEGLLIWLDADTLIRERTGNRRSLDDFARAFYGVNDGQWREPLTFTFDDVVAGLNAVLPYDWATFLRDRVQRQGTEPPLDGITRGGYRLVFSEERNAWQRDDEGYSKYSDFMYSIGLNFGEGGNVSQVQWDSPAFNQGVTVGTQVVAVNDVAFSAEALRRAISAAKDNPAPISLLLKNGDQYRTVSIDYHDGLRYPRLERIPGTPDRIGAIFAPRSR, encoded by the coding sequence ATGCGGAAAATCGTGTGCTCCGCCGCGCTCGCGGCGGCTTTTAGCGTGCTCGCGCTGGTTTCGGCCAGCGCCCAACCACAAGGCGTGCCGTTTCCAGCGCCGATCGCGGCGCCGCGCGACGTGGCGTATCCGGGGGTGATCACGCTCGAGGTCGACGCGACTGACGTACAACGCGGCATCTTCAGCGCTCGGCAACTGATCCCGGTCACGCAAGCCGGCCCGATGACGTTGCTCTACCCGCAATGGCTCCCAGGCAAGCACGCGCCCCGCGGCCAGATCAATCTATTCGCCGGACTCCAAATTCGCGCCAACGGGCAAGTGATCCCGTGGCGGCGCGACCCGGTGAATGTGTATGCGTTCCACATCGACGTGCCGTCCGGCGTGCGCGAACTCGAGGCGCGCTACCAATACGTCTCGCCTACCGCGACGCCCCAAGGCCGCATCACGATGACGCGCGAGATGCTGAACCTGCAATGGGAAAGCATGTTGCTCTACCCCGCTGGACATTACGCATCGCAAATCCGCTTTCGCCCCAGCGTGCGCTTGCCAGAAGGCTGGCAATTCGCGGTGGCGCTCGACGGCGCCGAAACCCAGGGTCAGACGACGCGCTTTGCCGAAGTGACGCTCGATCATTTGGTGGATTCGCCGATGTTTGCCGGACGCCACTTTCGGCGCATCGATCTCGATCCAGGCAGCCGTACGCCATTTCATTTGAACATAGTCGCTGATGACGCACGCTTCCTCGAAGCAAGCGATGAGCAAATCCGCTTCCACCGGAACCTGGTGCAGCAAGCCTATCGCTTGTTCGGCGGGCGACACTACGACCACTACGATTTCCTGTTCGCCGTCACCGACCGCATGGGCGGCATCGGCATCGAGCATCAACGCTCGAGCGAAAACGGCGTACCCGCGAGCTATTTCACCGAATGGGACCGCGCCACCGCCGAACGCGATCTGTTGCCGCATGAACTGACGCACTCATGGATCGGCAAGTATCGCCGTCCGGCCGATTTGTGGACGCCAGGGTTTGACGTGCCGATGCGCGGCAATCTGCTATGGGCGTATGAAGGCGCCGACCAGTTTTGGGGCCACGTGCTCACGGCGCGCTCTGGCCTTTGGACGCGGCAGCAAGCTCTGGACGCGCTCGCGGTAACTGCCGCGAGCTTTCAGTATCGCGTCGGTCGGCAGTGGCGTTCGGTAGAAGACACCGGGCATGATCCCATCCTCTCCGCGCGTCGTCCGGCGCCATGGCGCAGCTGGCAACGCAACGAGGACTATTATTCCGAAGGCCTGCTAATCTGGCTCGATGCGGATACGCTGATCCGCGAACGCACGGGCAATCGCCGTTCGCTCGACGATTTCGCACGCGCGTTCTACGGCGTGAACGATGGCCAGTGGCGCGAACCGCTGACGTTCACGTTTGACGATGTCGTCGCCGGCTTGAACGCGGTCCTGCCCTATGACTGGGCGACCTTCCTGCGTGATCGAGTCCAACGCCAAGGGACAGAGCCCCCGCTCGACGGCATCACGCGCGGCGGCTATCGCCTCGTGTTCAGCGAAGAGCGCAACGCCTGGCAGCGCGATGACGAAGGCTACAGCAAGTATTCCGACTTTATGTATTCGATCGGCCTGAACTTTGGCGAAGGCGGAAACGTGAGCCAAGTGCAATGGGATAGCCCCGCTTTCAATCAAGGCGTCACCGTCGGCACACAAGTGGTTGCGGTGAACGACGTGGCGTTCAGTGCGGAGGCGTTGCGGCGCGCCATCAGCGCGGCAAAGGACAACCCGGCGCCGATCAGCTTGCTCCTGAAAAACGGCGACCAATATCGAACCGTCTCGATCGATTATCACGATGGTCTGCGCTATCCGCGCCTGGAGCGTATTCCTGGAACGCCAGATCGCATCGGGGCGATCTTCGCGCCACGGTCGCGCTAA
- a CDS encoding translation elongation factor P, whose product MVKVIASDVRKGNVLEHEDGKLYVVMSHETFRPGKGTPTTTIVMRRIIDGVKTTAVYKTSDGLEKAFVEQVKHQYLFDDGDAGLVFMNPQNYDQVTLTRDMVGDAVDYLQPEMIVDLTMYEGQALSIELPPRVTLEIMETEPVVKGQTASSSYKPAKLSNGVKTMVPPHIEAGTRVVVSTDDGSYVERAKD is encoded by the coding sequence GTGGTTAAAGTCATCGCCAGCGACGTGCGCAAGGGCAACGTGCTCGAACACGAGGACGGCAAGCTTTACGTCGTGATGAGCCACGAGACGTTCCGTCCCGGCAAGGGCACGCCCACGACGACCATTGTCATGCGCCGCATCATTGACGGCGTGAAGACCACCGCCGTGTACAAAACTTCGGACGGGCTCGAGAAGGCGTTCGTCGAGCAAGTGAAGCACCAATATTTGTTTGACGACGGCGATGCCGGCCTCGTGTTCATGAATCCGCAAAACTACGATCAGGTCACGCTGACGCGCGACATGGTCGGTGACGCAGTGGATTATCTGCAGCCGGAAATGATCGTCGACCTCACCATGTACGAAGGTCAGGCCCTCTCGATTGAGTTGCCGCCGCGCGTGACGCTCGAAATCATGGAGACGGAGCCAGTGGTGAAGGGGCAGACTGCATCTTCATCTTACAAGCCGGCGAAGTTGTCCAATGGTGTGAAAACCATGGTGCCGCCGCACATCGAAGCCGGCACGCGCGTGGTTGTTTCCACGGACGACGGATCCTACGTCGAGCGCGCGAAGGATTGA
- a CDS encoding vitamin B12 ABC transporter (B12-binding component BtuF), with amino-acid sequence MRWILCALGALAVFASPAFAAPRRVVSLDYCADQFVLALADRAQIAALSRGSQRDDSYFRDRARGVRQTRGTLEEVLALAPDLIVRSWGGPWDAQRVYARFDVRVLQVGDAVDFAAARADVTDAARVLGHPARGAAIAADLDARLARLAAQAPSSRPAVMYLSAGGAVAGRGTMVDALISAAGGRNVRTEESWRVMPLEQMVDTPPALIALGFFDHGRTGMNAWLPGRHVAVQRALANARTVSLPLAAISCEAWTAIDAAERIGAALRDRP; translated from the coding sequence GTGCGTTGGATTCTATGCGCGCTTGGCGCGCTTGCCGTGTTTGCGAGTCCAGCATTCGCCGCGCCGCGCCGCGTCGTTTCGTTGGATTATTGCGCCGATCAATTTGTGCTGGCGTTGGCCGACCGCGCCCAGATCGCAGCGTTGTCGCGTGGATCGCAACGCGACGATTCCTATTTCCGCGATCGCGCGCGGGGCGTCCGCCAAACACGGGGCACGCTGGAGGAGGTGCTTGCGCTCGCGCCGGATCTCATCGTCCGATCCTGGGGCGGTCCGTGGGACGCGCAGCGCGTGTACGCGCGCTTCGATGTGCGGGTGCTGCAGGTTGGCGACGCCGTGGATTTCGCCGCCGCCCGCGCGGATGTGACAGACGCCGCGCGCGTGCTCGGCCATCCCGCGCGCGGCGCGGCAATCGCTGCCGACCTCGACGCGCGCTTAGCGCGCCTGGCCGCGCAGGCGCCCAGCAGCCGACCGGCCGTGATGTATCTCTCCGCCGGCGGCGCCGTCGCCGGTCGCGGCACGATGGTTGACGCGTTGATTAGCGCCGCCGGTGGACGCAACGTGCGCACGGAGGAAAGCTGGCGCGTGATGCCGCTTGAGCAAATGGTGGACACGCCGCCAGCGCTGATTGCGCTTGGTTTCTTCGATCATGGCCGAACCGGCATGAACGCTTGGCTTCCTGGCCGTCATGTCGCAGTGCAACGCGCGCTCGCGAACGCGAGAACCGTATCGTTGCCATTGGCGGCAATCTCCTGCGAAGCGTGGACGGCGATCGACGCAGCCG
- a CDS encoding acetyltransferase produces the protein MDATMIRSATSGDLPAIRAILRNAFGQDDEANLVEQLRADGDVLVELVAASDIALQGHILYSPLKIERDGETMDAAALAPVSVLPAFQRAGIGKALIRAGNAACADLGLPAIIVLGHPDYYPQFGFSPDLTESLEAPFSGPAFMALELWPDALKAGGRVRYAKAFGV, from the coding sequence GTGGACGCCACAATGATCCGCTCTGCCACCTCCGGCGACCTTCCCGCCATCCGCGCCATCCTCCGCAACGCCTTCGGACAGGACGACGAGGCGAACTTGGTGGAGCAATTGCGCGCCGATGGCGATGTGCTGGTGGAGTTGGTCGCGGCGAGCGACATCGCGCTACAGGGGCACATTCTCTACTCGCCGCTGAAAATCGAACGCGACGGCGAAACGATGGACGCAGCGGCGCTCGCCCCGGTTTCCGTCCTTCCGGCGTTTCAACGAGCCGGCATTGGCAAGGCCTTGATCCGCGCCGGCAATGCCGCCTGCGCTGATTTGGGCCTGCCAGCGATCATTGTGCTGGGGCATCCGGACTATTATCCGCAGTTCGGCTTCTCGCCGGACTTAACCGAATCGCTGGAAGCTCCGTTCTCGGGTCCGGCCTTTATGGCGCTAGAGCTTTGGCCCGATGCGCTGAAAGCCGGCGGCCGCGTCCGTTACGCGAAGGCTTTCGGAGTGTGA
- a CDS encoding translation elongation factor P Lys34:lysine transferase, producing MSAPSPFWDKARHQDRQGFLQQRAAILRAVREWFWAQGFVEAEPNIVAPSPGAETHIEAFEVEGRYLHTSPEFAMKKLLAAGESRLFYLGKCWRKGESGPLHAPEFTMIEWYRAGAPYEAIMDDCVEIARIAARTVHADALRWREKSCDPFTAAERISVRDAFDQLAPIAMPSGGDAFSAAIVRHVEPHLGDGAITLLKEYPIAEAALAERAPHDANVALRFEMYACGVELANGFQELTDPVEQRRRLIEAMDEKEKRYGKRWPIDEDFLSALAHMPPASGVAMGFDRLVMLATGARHINDVLWTPQ from the coding sequence ATGAGCGCGCCTTCCCCCTTCTGGGACAAGGCTCGCCACCAGGACCGCCAAGGTTTCCTGCAGCAGCGAGCCGCGATCCTGCGCGCGGTGCGGGAATGGTTTTGGGCGCAGGGCTTTGTGGAGGCTGAGCCCAACATCGTCGCGCCCTCGCCGGGCGCGGAGACGCATATCGAAGCGTTCGAGGTCGAGGGCCGCTATCTGCACACGAGCCCTGAGTTCGCCATGAAGAAGCTGCTCGCGGCGGGCGAGAGCCGGCTCTTCTATCTCGGCAAATGTTGGCGCAAGGGCGAGAGCGGGCCGCTGCACGCGCCTGAGTTCACGATGATCGAGTGGTACCGCGCGGGCGCGCCGTACGAAGCGATCATGGACGATTGCGTCGAGATCGCGCGCATCGCCGCGCGGACCGTGCACGCCGACGCGCTGCGTTGGCGCGAGAAGAGCTGCGATCCGTTCACCGCCGCCGAACGCATCAGCGTACGCGACGCGTTTGATCAATTGGCGCCGATCGCGATGCCTTCCGGTGGCGACGCGTTTTCGGCGGCGATCGTGCGGCACGTGGAGCCGCATCTGGGCGACGGCGCCATCACGCTGCTGAAGGAATATCCGATCGCGGAGGCGGCCCTGGCCGAGCGCGCGCCGCATGATGCGAACGTTGCGTTGCGGTTTGAGATGTATGCGTGCGGCGTTGAGCTGGCGAACGGGTTTCAGGAGCTGACTGATCCGGTTGAGCAGCGCCGTCGGCTGATCGAAGCGATGGACGAGAAAGAGAAGCGCTACGGAAAACGCTGGCCGATCGACGAAGATTTCCTCTCCGCGCTCGCGCACATGCCGCCGGCGAGCGGCGTGGCGATGGGCTTCGATCGCTTAGTGATGCTGGCGACGGGCGCGCGGCACATCAATGATGTGCTGTGGACGCCACAATGA
- a CDS encoding beta-lactamase: MNFTPTRRGAMLGTLALAACAQTPARSEPQFPPPPHPRIAAIEARLGARIGVAALNTASAAWIGHRIQERFAMASTFKWLLAAQMLQMAEQMPEFLQQRILYDEADLLDYAPTARAHLARGWMTVEECCEAIVVVSDNTAANLLLVGASGPAGFTSFIRANADSVTRLDRTEPALNENALGDERDTTTPDGMARSLRNVLVGEDVLNPASREKLIGWMVASTTGLQRLRAGLPSDWRVGDKTGSGARGAVNDVAIAWPPGRAPIVIASYMSDGEADTATRSAAHAEIGRIIAETWG; the protein is encoded by the coding sequence ATGAACTTCACCCCGACACGGCGCGGCGCGATGCTCGGAACGTTGGCGCTCGCGGCCTGCGCGCAAACGCCGGCGCGGTCCGAGCCGCAGTTTCCGCCGCCGCCCCATCCGCGCATCGCCGCGATCGAAGCGCGCCTCGGCGCCCGCATCGGCGTTGCCGCGCTCAACACCGCAAGCGCCGCTTGGATCGGCCATCGCATTCAAGAACGCTTCGCCATGGCGTCGACGTTCAAATGGCTGCTCGCCGCGCAGATGCTGCAAATGGCTGAGCAAATGCCTGAATTTCTGCAACAGCGCATTCTCTACGACGAAGCTGATCTGTTGGACTACGCGCCGACGGCGCGCGCCCATCTCGCGCGCGGCTGGATGACAGTGGAGGAATGCTGCGAAGCGATCGTGGTCGTCAGCGACAACACCGCCGCGAATCTGCTGCTTGTGGGCGCAAGCGGCCCCGCTGGTTTCACAAGCTTCATCCGCGCCAACGCCGACAGCGTGACGCGCCTCGACCGCACCGAACCCGCGCTCAATGAGAATGCGCTGGGCGACGAGCGCGATACGACAACGCCGGACGGCATGGCGCGTTCGTTGCGCAACGTGCTGGTGGGGGAGGATGTGCTCAATCCGGCCTCGCGTGAAAAACTGATCGGCTGGATGGTCGCTAGCACAACCGGCCTGCAACGCCTCCGCGCCGGTCTGCCCAGCGATTGGCGCGTCGGCGATAAAACCGGTAGCGGCGCGCGCGGCGCCGTCAACGATGTCGCCATCGCCTGGCCGCCTGGTCGTGCGCCGATTGTCATTGCCAGCTACATGAGCGACGGCGAAGCCGACACCGCGACACGCAGCGCCGCCCACGCCGAAATCGGCCGTATCATTGCTGAAACCTGGGGCTAG
- a CDS encoding arsenate reductase, with product MPKRFPVVIFHNPKCTTSSNVLDLIARAGHKPVVIEYLKTGWTEAQLHTLFAAANLTPREALRAKAKEADELGLLGPKVTDAKVFAAMLKHPVLVERPFVVTPKGVRLCRPSESVRELL from the coding sequence ATGCCGAAGCGCTTTCCGGTCGTCATCTTCCACAATCCGAAATGCACCACATCGAGCAACGTGCTCGATCTCATCGCCCGCGCTGGCCACAAGCCGGTCGTGATCGAATATCTCAAAACCGGCTGGACCGAGGCGCAGCTGCACACGCTCTTCGCCGCCGCCAATCTCACGCCGCGCGAAGCATTGCGCGCCAAGGCAAAAGAAGCCGATGAGCTGGGCTTGCTCGGGCCCAAGGTTACTGACGCAAAAGTGTTCGCGGCGATGCTGAAACATCCGGTGCTTGTCGAACGTCCGTTCGTCGTCACGCCCAAAGGCGTGCGCTTGTGCCGCCCGTCCGAAAGCGTCCGCGAATTGCTTTAG